The following proteins come from a genomic window of Ictalurus furcatus strain D&B chromosome 12, Billie_1.0, whole genome shotgun sequence:
- the rtbdn gene encoding retbindin yields the protein MVVSSAFVFAYWASFLIAYGWCREGACLQDGHHKSMPSPEPNLKECSSYMENACCSEQDTEDLTASTSSVSWDRCGSLSPVCEEFLKRVICFYRCSPDATYWPHPQRGSSLRVVPLCHSFCRDWYEVCKSDLTCARDWTRDPRGLNCTGSCIPYQQMYQHGRDLCESLWGDAFMTVEDEALEVKGRGCGCLNLNASDREVIAALRTQKDNPDELDTTKHHGNTLCAHTAATAPQQGQRNHGKSVLHKRSAPAVHDPEGSGSGF from the exons ATGGTCGTTTCCTCAGCATTCGTCTTTGCCTATTGGGCAAGTTTTCTGATTGCATATGGTTGGTGCAGAGAAGGGGCATGTCTTCAGGATGGACATCACAAGTCCATGCCCAGTCCAGAGCCGAATCTTAAAGAATGCTCCTCATACATGGAGA ATGCTTGCTGCTCAGAGCAGGACACTGAGGACCTTACTGCTTCTACTAGCAGTGTATCGTGGGACAGGTGTGGCTCTCTCAGTccagt gTGTGAGGAGTTCCTGAAGAGAGTCATATGTTTTTACCGCTGCTCTCCTGATGCCACATACTGGCCACACCCTCAGCGTGGCTCCTCCCTCAGGGTGGTGCCTCTGTGCCACAGCTTCTGCAGAGACTG GTATGAAGTTTGTAAATCAGACCTCACGTGTGCTCGAGACTGGACCCGTGATCCCAGAGGACTAAACTGCACTGGCAGCTGCATACCCTATCAACAG ATGTACCAGCATGGCCGAGACCTCTGCGAGAGCCTCTGGGGTGACGCCTTCATGACCGTGGAGGATGAGGCCCTGGAGGTCAAAGGCCGTGGCTGTGGATGTTTGAACCTCAACGCCTCAGACCGAGAGGTCATAGCTGCTCTGAGAACGCAGAAGGATAACCCGGATGAGCTGGACACCACCAAACACCATGGAAACACCCTCTGCGCTCACACTGCAGCCACAGCGCCCCAGCAGGGGCAGAGGAACCACGGCAAGTCGGTGTTACACAAACGCTCAGCTCCCGCCGTCCACGACCCGGAGGGCAGCGGCAGCGGCTTCTAG